From a region of the Mesomycoplasma ovipneumoniae ATCC 29419 genome:
- the obgE gene encoding GTPase ObgE — translation MRFIDQVSIEIQAGRGGDGVISFRREAHVDKGGPDGGDGGNGGSIYFIGDSGLNSLFPFYQTKKIFGNNGENGRSKNRTGANGKDIFVKVPLGTQVFSKNTLICDVVTQKKYLIARGGKGGQGNTRFKNSRNKAPRISENGEEGQKLVLQLELKVMADIGLVGKPNAGKSTLLSLISNSKPKIANYEFTTIVPQLGMVKSYNDSFVVADLPGLISGASLGKGMGIVFLKHIERCRAIAHVIDFGSPEKNPIDDFKSINAELANFSQKLLKLNQIIIANKSDLPSFKKNFELFQQEFPEIPVIEASLISNNSVEIQNIKRKMFELILQANQTENIEQTEEKEDFVEYNLEAPFLITNKFPGFYEVSGELIKKIVNKIPLNSQENIFRFNSKIKNIGLWNELLKLGIKSGDTVKIYNFEFQWS, via the coding sequence ATGAGATTTATTGATCAAGTTTCAATAGAAATTCAAGCAGGTAGGGGTGGTGATGGGGTAATATCATTCCGCAGAGAGGCTCATGTTGATAAAGGTGGGCCAGATGGCGGAGATGGTGGTAATGGAGGTTCTATTTATTTTATTGGAGATTCTGGTCTAAATTCGTTATTTCCGTTTTATCAAACTAAAAAAATTTTCGGAAATAACGGCGAAAATGGTAGATCAAAAAATAGGACCGGAGCTAATGGCAAGGATATTTTTGTAAAAGTTCCCCTTGGAACACAAGTGTTTTCAAAAAACACTTTGATTTGTGATGTAGTAACTCAAAAAAAATATTTGATTGCCCGTGGCGGCAAAGGCGGTCAGGGCAACACCCGTTTTAAGAATTCAAGAAATAAAGCGCCCCGAATATCTGAAAACGGTGAAGAAGGTCAAAAATTAGTTCTTCAACTTGAACTCAAAGTCATGGCTGATATTGGTCTAGTCGGTAAACCAAATGCCGGAAAATCGACACTTTTATCATTAATTTCTAACTCTAAACCCAAAATTGCTAATTATGAATTTACAACTATTGTTCCGCAACTGGGCATGGTAAAATCTTACAATGATTCATTTGTTGTCGCGGATTTACCCGGTTTAATTTCAGGAGCAAGTTTGGGAAAAGGAATGGGAATTGTTTTTTTAAAACATATCGAACGTTGCCGGGCAATTGCTCATGTGATTGACTTTGGTAGCCCAGAAAAAAACCCGATTGATGATTTTAAAAGTATTAATGCCGAGCTAGCTAATTTTAGCCAAAAATTACTAAAACTAAACCAAATAATAATAGCAAATAAATCTGATTTACCCAGTTTTAAAAAAAATTTTGAACTTTTTCAACAAGAATTTCCCGAAATTCCCGTAATTGAAGCCAGTTTGATTTCAAATAACAGTGTTGAAATTCAAAATATTAAGAGAAAAATGTTTGAACTTATTTTGCAAGCAAATCAAACCGAAAATATTGAACAAACAGAAGAAAAGGAAGATTTTGTTGAATATAATCTTGAGGCACCATTTCTAATTACTAATAAATTTCCAGGATTTTACGAGGTTAGTGGTGAGTTAATTAAAAAAATAGTTAATAAAATACCATTAAATTCTCAGGAAAATATTTTTAGATTTAACTCGAAAATTAAAAATATCGGCTTGTGAAATGAACTTTTAAAACTAGGAATAAAATCAGGGGACACTGTTAAAATTTATAATTTTGAATTTCAATGAAGTTAA
- a CDS encoding phosphotransferase, with amino-acid sequence MKKISIGFTNKSFRNDSQFIQEKVYNGMNHQIDYSILSNFDFVPKLISDSKEVIIWEWIEGSNVEITTESLEKIACQLRAIHNSNLVFPPSNHAFRVEQYLKILAEKGIKNPTIEKYNPFINEILVNMDKTKPLHNDLWLMNMVEKDKKIYFLDWEYASKGDIHFDLAYFIESARLDDDQEKIFLNFYGKLNYKLILLHRIFVLYLIILWVNAQETKYFDDTPYMEKLDNLYEQYKLWKE; translated from the coding sequence ATGAAAAAAATTTCCATTGGTTTTACTAATAAATCTTTTCGCAACGATTCACAATTTATTCAAGAAAAAGTTTATAATGGAATGAATCATCAAATTGATTATTCAATTTTATCAAATTTTGATTTTGTTCCAAAACTAATATCTGATTCAAAAGAAGTGATTATTTGAGAATGAATTGAAGGATCTAATGTCGAAATTACCACTGAATCGCTTGAAAAAATCGCCTGTCAATTAAGGGCAATTCATAATTCAAATTTAGTTTTTCCGCCATCTAACCATGCATTTCGGGTAGAACAATATTTAAAAATTCTAGCTGAAAAAGGGATAAAAAACCCTACAATCGAAAAATATAACCCATTTATCAATGAAATTTTGGTAAATATGGACAAAACCAAACCACTTCATAATGACTTGTGATTAATGAACATGGTTGAAAAAGACAAAAAAATTTATTTTTTAGATTGAGAATATGCATCAAAAGGCGACATACATTTTGATCTTGCATATTTTATAGAATCTGCAAGGTTAGATGATGACCAGGAAAAAATTTTTCTTAATTTCTATGGAAAACTAAATTATAAATTAATATTATTACACAGAATTTTCGTTCTTTACCTTATAATTTTATGAGTAAATGCACAAGAAACTAAATACTTTGACGACACCCCTTACATGGAAAAATTAGATAATTTATACGAACAATATAAATTATGAAAGGAATAA
- the recA gene encoding recombinase RecA: MTEINDKSLLKQALSDIKKKFGNESIMVLGEKPPIDTEVFSSGSMAIDMALGIGGFPKGRIIEIYGPESSGKTTITLHAIAEVQKRGGIAAFIDAEHSIDSQYAKNLGIDIDNLILSQPDSGEQALDIVDTLAKTKAIDLIVVDSVAALVPMAELQGEMKDQVIGAQARLMSKALRKITASLNKNGTTVIFINQIREKVGVIFGNPETTPGGRGLKFYASIRLDVRKVQQISTGNDITGHSVKIKVVKNKLAIPFKTALVEIVFAKGISKSAELIHLGEELGILTRKGSWFAYNGENIAQGKMNLKLLLENNEKLFNEIKEQITEKLNENQKESSEI; encoded by the coding sequence ATGACTGAAATAAACGACAAATCACTATTAAAACAAGCTTTAAGTGATATTAAGAAAAAATTTGGAAATGAATCTATCATGGTTTTAGGTGAAAAACCACCAATTGACACTGAAGTTTTTTCCTCTGGAAGTATGGCCATTGATATGGCTCTGGGAATTGGCGGATTCCCAAAAGGTAGAATTATTGAAATTTACGGCCCTGAATCATCAGGAAAAACAACTATTACTTTGCATGCGATTGCCGAAGTTCAAAAGCGCGGCGGAATTGCGGCATTTATTGACGCTGAGCACTCAATTGATTCTCAATATGCAAAAAATTTAGGAATCGATATTGATAATTTAATTCTTTCTCAGCCAGATTCAGGTGAACAAGCTCTTGATATTGTCGACACATTAGCAAAAACAAAAGCTATTGACTTGATTGTTGTAGACTCGGTTGCCGCTTTAGTGCCAATGGCAGAATTGCAAGGCGAAATGAAAGATCAAGTAATTGGGGCGCAAGCACGACTTATGTCAAAAGCGCTTCGAAAAATAACTGCATCATTAAATAAAAACGGTACAACAGTTATTTTTATTAATCAAATTCGTGAAAAAGTAGGAGTAATTTTTGGAAACCCAGAAACAACCCCAGGTGGAAGAGGGCTAAAATTTTACGCTTCAATTCGTCTTGATGTTAGAAAAGTCCAACAAATTTCAACAGGAAATGATATAACAGGGCATAGCGTAAAAATAAAAGTTGTTAAAAATAAGCTTGCAATCCCGTTTAAAACAGCATTAGTTGAAATTGTTTTTGCAAAAGGTATTTCAAAATCTGCTGAACTTATTCATTTAGGAGAAGAATTAGGAATTCTTACCAGAAAAGGATCATGATTTGCATACAATGGCGAAAATATTGCTCAAGGAAAAATGAATTTGAAGCTGTTACTTGAAAATAATGAAAAATTATTTAATGAAATAAAGGAGCAAATTACCGAAAAACTTAACGAAAATCAAAAGGAAAGTTCAGAAATATAG